From Anaerococcus urinomassiliensis:
TCTAAGGTTTCTTATCTCAAAGGCTGTATCATCGATTGCTATTTTGCCGGTGTACTGGTCCTTATCTTTTAGTCTGGCTGTGTTTATATTGGCTCTCTCGTCATTTGGTTTGCCATCGGATAGGACTATTATTATGTGTTTACTATCATCTTTGGTGTCTATAATCTTGTGGAGGGTCTTAAAGGCAAGACCATCTCTATTTGATCCTGCTGCAAAGAAATTATAGATCTCTTCGTTTTTATTTTTTTCTGTGTAATCTCTATATACAGTGAAAACTGTATGTTCACGTAAAGTAGAAAAACCTGTGATTCTTATAGGTATATCGACTAAGTCCATAGATTTTGCAATTATATAGGCTTGGTTTGCCACTATGTGTTGCCTGTTGATCTGGCTTGCTGAAGAATCTAGGATTAGGTCTACCTTAAATTTTTTGACATCGTCATTTTCAATGTTGTTAAAGACATTGTAATCGTGGATTATTGGTGCGCGCCATACCTTGGTAGAATCTATGGCCCCGTAGTTTTTGACCCTATCATCATAATCTTCATAGCTTGCTAGAGAATTTTTGATGGCAAGGCTTAATTGGTTGATATTTCTGTGGTTTATGGCATGGTTTTTTTCTATATAATTTTTATTTCTATCAGATTGTTCCTTGCGTTTTTTCTTGTAAAATTTGGCATTGGCCTTGTTTGGATATACACCCTTTGTAAAATATAGTTTCTTATTTTGGTGGATTCCTGTGGCAACTTCTTTTTCTATATTTTCTACTATGTTTTTAGAAAGTATGGACTTGCCAAAAAAATCCTCTATAAATTCATCTGAGGAGTGGTAGTCATCTTGGCTGGAGTTTAAGAAGAGTAGGTTCTTGTTTAGGTCTTCTTTCTTGTCAGCATAGTAGATATTGCCGGTAAATTCAGCTGAACCAATGGCAAATTGTTGGTCAATATTTTCATCGGAATATTCTGATGGTTTATCTTCGCTATTTTTGAATTCCTTGGCCTTTTTTTCCTTAACCATTTCGTCAAAAATCTCGTCGTCTTCTTTAGTTCTATCAAATCTAAAGTAAGTTTTGAAGACTTTATTTAGCTTGTCAATCAATGTGCTGGTATCAGTGGTATATATGGCGAAAACAGCCTTGTAAATGTTTCTGAAAATAGCACCTTCTATGATAGGTTTACCAAGGACTTGTCCGTAGTAAGCTTTTTCAACTTGCTCTTTTAGATTGTCTGGGTTGTGGTGGCTGTATTTATAGTATGATTTTTTGGCGAATTTTTTTTGCAAATCTTCTATGACAAGATTATCTTTACTAAGTTCTTTGACACAAATATCTTCTATCAAAAGATTTGTCATAAATTTGAAGTCCTCATAAAATGGATTATTTTCATAAAGATAAGCAAAGAATGAATCGAGCATTTTTGTATCAAAAGTTTTTATTGTAAAACCCGCTATAATATTTTTGAAAACTTCATCCATGGGGTAAGTTTTTTTGGGGGTGAATTGATAGTTTTCACTAAAATCCCAAATAATATTATATTCGCGGATCTTATCCAGCGATTCAGTCATCGAATATGCTCTCTTCTATATGCTGCGGGATTTTGCTTTTAATGGTATCAATTACAATCTCTCGTTCAAATTCATCAAAGGACTTGTTAGCGATACCCATTAGAATAGCATTATAGGGATTTAGTCCAACCTTCATAGTGTCGATAGCAGATATAAGTCCCCTTAGGTCGACTGATTTAGTAGAAATTTCATTGTTTTCTGATTTGAATTGTAGGGAAATGAACATGTCTATAAAAGCCTTGCGGTATTTTTCCTTAAGACTTGGAAAAGTATCAGCCAAAAGCTGGTCTAAGTTTTCTCTAGTGATATTTGGCATATTTATAATCATAAATCTAGAAGCCAAGGCTTCGTTTACCTCACGAGTTCCGACATATCCGTAGTTCATAGTTGCTATAAATCTTGTGTTTGGATCAAGATTTATTTTCTCATAGCCAGCTATATCTATGATTCTTCTGTGGTCAAGGCTTGCGTGAAGCACTGAAATTGCTTCGTTTTTGGCCATGTTAATCTCATCAAGTACTGCAAATCCACCTCTCACGGCAGCCTCGTATATAGGTCCTTTTCTAAAGACAACTTCTCCATCTTTAAAGGTATCGGCGCCTATAAGGGAATTATAATCAGTATTCACATGGAAGGAAACATTCCATGATGGTCTAGCAAATAGGTAGGAAAGATTTGATGAAAGTACGTTTTTGCCTGTAGCCTTAGGGCCTGTTAAAAGCAAGTTTTTTCCTGCAAGAATGGCAGATATGGCTTGTTCCAATACTTCCTTGCCATAGTATTTGAATTCTGGCTCAACAACTCTAGGGTCGTCAAAAAGTCCATTTTCTTTCCTGTATATTTCAAGTTGATCTATTAAATTTTTATCAACATTTTGTTTTTCTAAATATTGTCTCATTATTACTCCTTTAGCTTAAATATTATACGACTAAAATGCAATTTTTAAACTTGACAAAGTCCATTTATAGACTATATTATATCTATGTCTAAAAGGAGGTCTGAAATTGGACGATAAGTCATGTGAAGTTTTTATTATTTTTTCAATGTTAAGAAAACTAAATGGATTAAATAAGCAGAGAGTCGAGAGTTTTGGCTTAAATAATTTGGAGTCTATCATCTTATTTCATATAGATAAAATTGATAATCTTACCCAAAAAGACTTGGTAAACAAACTCCAAATGCCCAAACAAACAATAAACTCTATAATACTGAATTTAAAAGAAAATGACTTTATTTATATGCAAGCATCTCAAAAAGATAAGAGGGTCAAAACCCTACTACTTACAGAAAAAGGCGCAAAAGAAGTAAAGAAAATAACCGATTCATTAAAGTCGTCTAACAAAGGAATTTATGATCAATTGGGAGAAGAAAAAATAAATTCTATAAAAGATGATCTCAATGATATTATTGACGTTTTGGAAAATATTATTAAGAAGGAGGATATATGAATAGCTTAAAAGAATTTAACCATGCCTTTTCATACTTAAAGCAATACCTAAATCAGTATAAGAAAAATAGAAGCATTTCCATGCTTATGACTATTCTAGAGAGTGTTTTTGAATTATTAATACCTGCGATTATGGGAATTATTTTAAACGAGGTAATATACCAAAAAGATAGCAGTCAAGCACTTAAATACGGGGCTATAATAATTGTATTATCACTTTTATCAATGTACACAGGTATGTCAGCTTCCAAAAATGCTGGTATTGCAGCAACAGGGCTTACTGACGAGGTGAGGAGAAAAGAGTTTAGCAAGATTCAAGAATTTTCCTTTGAGGATTTTGAATATTTTGGGGTTGCTTCTCTACTTACAAGATTGACTAGTGATATGCAGGCCCTAGCTCAAGCTACATTTTTTACAACTAGATTTATAATAAAACCACTTGTCATGGCGATTGTAGCGTTTTTCTTGGCCTTTAGAACAAGTGCAAAATTATCTTTTATATTTTTGATATTGATGCCAATTTTAGTTTTGATTTTACTTTTTATCACATCAAAAGCTATACCAAAATTCAAACAAACACGTAAACAATATGATAAGTTAAACCTTATTATAGAAGAAAACTTAAATAATATGAGAGTTGTAAAAGCCTTTGTTAGAAAAAGATATGAGATGGATAAATTTGCAGCTTCTAATGACGATATGTTCAAACTTGCAGACTCATCGCAAGGTACTATAAGTTTTGTAATGCCCATAGCAAATACAATATTATATGCAACCTTTGTTGCTATAGCTTGGTTTGGAGGCATAGAAATAATAGAAGGTCGCATGGGAGTTGGAGATTTAGTAAGCTTTAATATGTATGCCATGATGCTTCTGGGTAGTTTAATAGGATTATCCATGGTTATAACTATGCTAATGGCATCTTCACCATCTGTAACGAGAGTTAAAGAAGTGCTTACAAGAGAGATTTCAATGGATAATTTTGATAAAATCGAAGGACTTGATCTTGCTGATGGTTCAGTTGATTTTGACAATGTTAGTTTTAAATACGATCAAGATTCTGATAATTACCAACTAAAAGATATTAACCTTCATATCAAATCAGGAGAAAGAATCGGTATACTTGGATCTACTGGTTCATCAAAATCTACTTTAGTACAACTAATTCCAAGGCTTTATGATATTACTGAAGGCAGCTTAAAAGTAGGTGGTCATGACATAAAAGACTATGACTTAAAAACCTTAAGAGATGGGGTTTCTATAGTATTACAGAAAAATACACTTTTCTCGGGAAAAATTATCGAAAACCTCAGATGGGGAGATTCTGATGCCTCTTACGATGAAGTAATAGCCATGGCTAAAATTGCCCAAGCTGATGAATTTGTTAGTGAAAGGGCAGATGGGTATGACTCAGAACTTGGCCAGGGTGGATCTGGAGTATCAGGTGGTCAAAAACAAAGACTTACCATAGCTAGGTCCTTACTCAAAAAACCAAAAATCTTAATCCTAGATAACTCTACATCTGCTGTAGATACAAAAACAGAAGCTAAGCTTTTAGACGGTTTTGCGAAACTTGACGAGAATATGACCCAGATTATTATTTCACAGAGATTATCTTCATTTGAAAATGCTGATAGGATTGTCATCTTAGACGATGGGAAAATTTCTGATATTGGCACAGGTGAAGAACTTTACCAAAGAAACGAAATGTATAGGACAAGCTATGACATACAAAATAAAGGAGGGGAAGATGACAGATAAAAAAGACGGTGTCAAAACCGAAGAAATCAAAATTTCAGATAAAAAAGAAAGTAGAGATTTAGACACCAAGGCCTTGAAAGAATTATTTTCCTGCCTTTTTGACCACAAATGGCAATTAGTAGTGGTTAGTATATGTGTGATATTATCTGCAGCTACCCAAGTTTGGGGGATTTCTATGTTACAACCTATAATAGATAATCACATATTAAAATCAGATATTGCAGGACTAAAAACAGCTATAATTAAGATGGGACTAGTATATCTAATCTCAGTCGTGACAACTTTCATCTATACAAGGCTTATGATCAGGATAGGGGAAAGGTCAATTAGGAATATTAGAAATGACCTATTTAGCAAAATCCAAAAAATGCCTATAAACTTTTTTGATACAAACCAACACGGCGAGATTATGTCTAGATTCACCAATGATACAGACATACTTTCTCAATCATTATCATCAACTCTACCTACACTTGTTAGGTCACTATTGATGCTTGTCGGTACCTTTATAGTAATGATTTCTCTATCATGGAAACTGACAATAATCATGGTTCTTGGACTTGTTGTTATGATTATGATATTAAAAAATATTGTAATGAGAACTGGTAAACTTTTCAAACAAGCTCAAAAAAATGTATCGGTACTAAATGGCTTTGACGAAGAGATGCTTTCAGGACAAAAAGTCATAAAAGTATTTAACAAAGAAGAAGATACCATAAAAGAATTTGATGCAAAAAGTGAAGACCTACGTTCAACTATGGCAGAAGCTATGGTAAATGCAGGACGTATGATGCCATTTTTAGTAAATGCAATCAATATTATGTATGCAATCCTAGCAGTTGCTGGTGTGTTTTTAACAATAAATGGCAATTTAACTGTTGGAATACTTGCAACATTTTTAACCAATGCTAGACAATTACAAGCCCCTATAGCGAATATTTCCCAACAAGCAAATGCTGTATTTTCTGCTATGGCAGGAGCTAGCCGTATCTTTGAAATTATTGATATGCCAATTGAAAAAGATAGTGGTTATATAGAGCTTGCCTATGTAAAAATCGATGAAAATGGAAACCCAATGCCTTGTAAGCTTGGTGAAAGATGCTATTCATGGAAATGGACTGATGAAAATGGCAAGGAAGTTTATAAAGAGCTAGAAGGTCGCATAGACTTTGAACACGTTGACTTTTCTTATGATGACTCAGATAAAATCCTAAAAGATGTGACATTTTATGCAAATCCAGGTGAAAAAATCGCCCTTGTTGGAGCTACCGGAGCAGGTAAGACAACTGTTACCAACGTCATAACTAGGTTTTATGAAATTGATAGTGGATCTATCAAAGTTGATGGCATTGACACAAGGGATATCAAAAAAGACCACTTAAGAAAGGCCTTTGGCATGGTACTTCAAGATGTTAACTTGTTCACTGAATCAGTAGAAGAAAATATTAAATATGGTAATCTTTACGCATCAGATGATCAAATTCACGATGCAGCAAAACTTGCTGGAGCTGATTCATTTATTAAAAGACTTCCAGAAGGATATCAAACAGAAATCCATGGAGATGGATCATCACTATCTGATGGACAAAACCAGCTTATATCAATATCAAGAGCGGCTATTGCCAACCCACCTATGTTAATTCTTGATGAGGCGACAAGCTCTATAGATACTTCAACAGAAATCAAAGTTACAAAAGCAATGGATAAGCTTATGGAAGGATCAACTTCTATAGTTATAGCTCATAGACTTTCAACAATCCAAAATGCTGATGTTATAATGGTAATGGATGATGGTAGGATAATAGAACGTGGTAACCACCAAGAACTTATGGAAAAACACGGAACCTACTACCAACTTTACACTGGAGCCTTAGAATTAGACTAAAGAAAAACCACTTTTCCAAATAATATGGGGAAAGTGGTTTTTACATATATTTTAAAAAACTTTAACTGTAATTTTACTAATAAGAGATTATTTGGGATATATTAATAATGTAAGGACAAGAAATTTCGCTACCCTATGACTTACATAAAAAAGGCACCAAAAAAGCTCATTGAATTAGGGATTTTAGAAAACTGATTTAGAGAGTCTTTAGATGGCAAGCAGAAAGGCTATGAGTTTAATGCTCATAGCCTTTTTGCGGGTCTGCAAATAATTTTGTGTATCAACCTAAATCCTGATAAAAGGGTAAGGGTTGATACATTTTTTATGCATCATTGTTTGTCCATTCTTATAGGATGGAGCTTTTTTTTAAATTGTACACAACTTTAATAAACTGACAAATTTTCATGAAAATTTACAGCCGATTTCATACTAAATTTTTAGCTTGATTAAAACCTCCCTTCAAAATATATTGATAATTGGGATAAGATTTGATCCCAGCCTCGTATTCTGCTTGTCCATTTGCTTGAAGCATCTACCATGGCTAGATACAAGCTTTTTTGTAGAGCATAGTCATTTGGAAATATGGTTTTATTTTTGGTCACTTTTCTTAGCCGCCTATTGAAGTTTTCCATGGCATTTTTTGTATATTTTAGTTTTCTTATTCCTTCTGGATATTTAAAATATGTCGATAATTCTGTCCAGTTGTTTTTCCAAGAGCTTACACACATTGGATACTCTTGGTATGTTTAAATCTATATTTCCATATGATGATCTAAATGTTTTTTTACTAGTACCATTTCTTGAATTTAAGGATAGTGGTTTTTCTCCATATTCATAGTCTAAATGCTCATCTAATTCTGCTTTTAAAAGCTATTCCACTGTATCGCCTAAAAGATCTTTTAGTGCTTCTTGAATATCTTGTGAACTTTTAGGCTGATATTCTTAAATTAACATTTTTGCTATTTTGCTTCTTTTTGTCTCTGGTCTTTTTCTTGGCATAAAAATTCCTCCTGATTAGTTTTCACTTACCCTAATCAGGAGGTTTCTATACACAAAATTTTACACAGTCTCCGCCATGGTCATTTTTTTCTTTATCTATATTCTCTTTTGTTCATTGAACAACAATCTAATTTTTCATTTCCAAAGGATTTTTTATTTTCTTTTGCTAAATTTTCCAAGAATTTTTCCCATCTATTTTTTATTGATTCAAAGATTTTCATATTTTACCTCCTAGGGTAATTATTTGTAAATTTTCTACAATAATATTCATACCGGAAAAAATTATTTTTTCAATGTTTTATCTCCCTTTTTCCTATCCCATAATTAAAGACAGGATATCTTTTTCAAAAGTAGAAAGATAAACTTCCATTTCATTATCTTTTAAAAATTCATCGATTGTTCTTTTTGCTACAAAAAACGCATCTTTTTCTGGAAATCCATAAATATCTGCAGAAATTAAAGGAAAGGCTATAGATTTTATTCCCTTTTCCTTTGAAAGCTTTAGAGAATTTCTATAAGCAGTAATGTCTGCCGATTTGATAAATGATATGATTCCTTTTTTAGGAATTTTGGATGATGCAATCGTCCTTCCATTTCTAATCTATATAACAAGCAAAATGATCCCAGACTCAGTTATGGATAAGGAAAAACTGAATATGTAGAAGAAAATAAATAAAAGACCCAAAGGTGCTCTTTTTATTGTATTTTTACCAATTGTTTTTGGTCATTGAAGAAATTTTTGTATCCTAGGTGCAAAAATATGAAGACACAAATGGCTACTGAACTCATTATGGCTGTCATAATTGCTATTTGATATCTGATAGCTATAAGTGGAGAAACCCCTCCAAGGATTTGACCTGTCATCATGCCAGGCAGGGATATGATACCCATATTCTTTATGGAATTGAGGGTTGGTGTGATGGCTGTATCAAAGGCGTTTTGGATAATCTTATCCATAGCCATCCTAGGGCTTGCACCAAGCATCAAAGACCCTTCTATGCTAGATCTATTATTTTCAATGGACTCTAGCATTTGGTTTAGGGCAAGGTTTATACCAGTCATAGAATTACCAATAATCATGCCTCCAAGTGGAATGAGGTATTGGGGATTGTAGATTGGCTTTGGCCTTACAACTATGATAAGGAAAAATGCTAGGGTAAAAATAGTCCCAATAACTTGGGCAAGGATTAATGTCCTCTTAAGTCCGCTATTTAATTTTCCTTTCTTGTTAGTAATAATATTAAAAATTGCAAAAAACTCCATAACAACAATCATCAGTGCTGAAAGGATAAAAGATGCTCTGTCAAATATGTAAACAAGTATGAAACCAGCTATAAAGAGTTGAACAGTCATCCTGAGGGTGCCAACAACTATGTCCTTGTTGCGATTGATACCATTAAATGATGTTATCAGCATGGCGATTAGAGCAAAGAGATAGGTTAGCATAAGCTGGCTATTAGAAATATTCATAACAGATTCATTCATGGCTTATCCTCCCATCTACAATCTTTATTAGCTTGTCAGAATACTTATCTGCCATATCCTTAGAATGGGTTACATAGATTATGGTTTTACTCTTATCTCTAGCCATATCTACCATTGTTTTGATGACGAAGTCCTCTGTCAAATCATCTAGAGCAGATGATGGCTCATCTAGAAGATAAACTTCAGAATCGCAAAGCATGAGTCTAGCTATGGCAAGCCTTTGAGCCTCGCCACCAGAAAGATTATCTATATCCTCAGTAAGTGACTTATCAAGCTTTACAGACTCTAAAGCATTCGTTAAAATATCATCTGAAAGCAGATCTTTTTCTTGAAACTTCCTTCCCATCAAAAGATTATCCTTAACAGTACCAGAGAAAGTCACGGGATTTTGAGAAAGCATAGGCACACGCCTGTGATATGTAGTAGAATCAATACTAGAAATATCCTCGCCATCAATAGAAATATATCCCTTGGTAGGAGAAATGAGCTTATTGATAAGTCTTAATAAAGTAGACTTACCAGACCCACTAGGACCGATAATGCAAGTGATTTCATTGCTATTAATAGTGAGGTGATCAATATCTAAGATGTCTTCAAACTCGACATTATGAAATTCAAACATAAAAATTCCTTTCTAAAATAATTTTAACAACTATATTATAGTTTATAGCAAAATAGAATAAAAGACAATGAGAAAATATAAATTTGACAAATATTAAAATTAAGTTTAAAATAGGTAAAGTAATTGTAAATAAGCCCAGATAGCTCAGTCGGTAGAGCAGAGGACTGAAAATCCTCGTGTCGGTGGTTCGATTCCGCCTCTGGGCACCATAATGACCTAACCCCGTTTCGCATAGCGAAATGGATGGTAGGTCAGAGTTCGCAGCGTTTCAAATCTTTGATTTGTCAAGCTGCCGAACATTATGTATAGTAATTTAGCTAATGGAAAGTACAGACGCAAAACAACCTTAGCGAATCCTAAGGCAAAACAATAAAATAAAATTTGAAAAATAAAATATACTATGGTATACTATATTAGTAACCTAATTCATGCGGATGTGGCTCAGTGGTAGAGCATCGCCTTGCCAAGGCGAGGGTCGCGAGTTCGAATCTCGTCATCCGCTCCATATAAGAAAAGCCCAAAAGGGCTTTTTTCGTGCCATGCACGGCAATTCGATGGAGTATTCTTCCTTAACCGGACGGGCTTTCGTGCTTCGCACGACCATTCCATGGAGGGTCCTTCCTTAGCCGGACGGGCTTATTGTGGCGCCATAGCCAAGTGGTAAGGCAGAGGTCTGCAACACCTTTACCCCCAGTTCAAATCTGGGTGGCGCCTCCAATTCACATTGCTCTCATTTTGAGAGCTTTTTTATTAGGAGTTTTTATGCTTATCATTTCTCACAAGTCCTCATCAGGTTTCAAAAAGTTTCTCTATGATAATAACTTTTCATTTATAGAAACTACCGACAACCCAAATCTCGATTTACGCATAGCTGATCATCCCGACTTATCTATTTTTGCTCTGGATGATAATAATATTGTCATTGATAAAAATGTAAGTTCTTATTACAAAGAGCTTATAAAGTCTAAAAATATCATTGATGGTAAGGCAGCTTCTCATAACTACCCTTATGATTGTATTTATAATATATACCAATATTCAAATTTTTATATTCACAATGATGTAACAGAATCTCATATTGAAGCTTATATGGAAAGTAATTCCTACACCCATCTTTATACTAAGCAGGGTTATAGTAGGTGTTCTATCATTCCGATGGGGGATAAGATTCTTACTTCAGATTATGGTATTTACAAATCTTTGAAAGATAAAATTAATGTAATTTTGCTAAAGGAAGAACATATATCCCTAGATGGTTTCCCAAATGGTTTTATTGGCGGGACTTGTGGTCTTATAGGAGATACTTTAATTTTTAATGGCAATATAGAGAATTCTCCTAATTATGATCTTATAAAAAATGAGGCTATAAAATCTAATCTAAAACTTATGTATCCAGATTTGCCCCTAGTAGACCTTGGTTCAATTATTTACCTTGGTGGTTGCTAATTTATAGCTTTGCTAGAAGATTCTAAAGATTTGGAATTTATGCGATATTATTGGAATAATTCATTTTATTATTAATAATAAAATTCACACATTAGCTGTTTAAAGCTCTAAAAACATTGGGGTTATAACCTTTGTTGAATTTTCATAAGCATAGGCAACTTTGTATTTTTTTTATCTTTTATTCATTAATTATTGTAAATTATTATATAAAGTGTTATTATATTATTGATAAGATATATAAAAACGTTTGTAAGTTTGTCATATATTTTATCACTCTTTACATAAATATTGATTAGTGGAGAGGGGTTAGAAGGAATTAGAATTTTTATCTAAGGATTGTCTTTGAGGATGTTTTGACCTTTGTCACATGTGGATAATGTGATGTCTAGGGCTTGAAAATACTTAATAAATTTACTCTTTATGAAAAATATTAAAGAGTAGTACATATATATTTGCACTAAATATCCTATTACTTACAGGTTGATATTTATTAGCCTTGATTATACTGATTGCTTACTAGTCATATAGAAAGTTAATTAATAAATTTTTTTCTATATCGAAATAACGTTTTCACTGGCTTTAAATATATCTAAAGATAACTTAGTAAAAATGGCTTATTCCAATATTTAAAAAGGAGTTAGCAATGGAAAATAGAATTCATATCATTTTTGGCCATTTTGGTAGTGGCAAGACTGAATTTTCCATTAACTATGCTCTTTATTTGAAAGAGCAATACGAAAATGTTGCTATCTGCGACTTGGATATTATCAATATGTATTTTAGGTCTCGCGAAAAGACGGATTTTCTGGAGACTCAAGGCATAGAAGTTTATTCATCATCTAGGGGCCATCAGGATGTTTTGGACGTGCCAGCCTTGGATGCAAGTATCCTAAAGCCTATCCAAAACAAGGATTACCAGGCTATCTTGGATGTTGGAGGAGATCCCAAAGGAGCATTGATTCTTCGCACCTACAGGCCATACCTAGTAGATACTGACAATATTTTTGTGATTAATACCAATAGACCAGAAACTAGCAATCCAGATGCTATTATAGCTTATATGAATCAAATAGAAGGGATGGGTGGTATAAAGGCTAATACACTGATAAATAATACTCATATGTTAAAAGATACATCGATGGAAGATGTTCTTAAGGGATATGCCATTGTAAAAGAAGTTTCTGAAAAACTTGGCATAGAATTTAGATACAATGTATGCAAAAGAGATCTAGTAGATGCTATAAGATCCAATCCGGATGTTTCTAGTGAAGCTAAAGAGAAATTATTTCCTATCGATTTGTACTTCAGATCAGATTGGATGAGCTAAGGAGGAAATATGACAGAAACAAAAAAAAGACTAGGAAAGGTAGTAATAGAAAAAGACCTATGCAAGGGCTGTGGTCTTTGCGTTAGCGTATGCCCTAAAAACGTATTAGAGCTTGACCTAAATACTATCAATGCAAAGGGGTATTCACCATCAAGCGCTGTAAGGGCTGATGATTGTATAGCTTGTGGAAACTGTGCTATAACTTGCCCTGACTCAGTTATTTCAGTTTATAAATTAGTATAGGAGGAAACTATGACAAAAGTTTTAATGAAAGGCAATGAAGCATTAGCAGAAGCTGCAATTAGAGCTGGTTGTAGAAGTTATTTTGGTTATCCAATCACACCACAATCAGAAGTTCCAGAATATTTTGCCAGAAAATTGCCGGAAGTAGGAGGAGTTTTCCTTCAAGCTGAAAGTGAAGTTGCATCTATCTATATGCTTTATGGTGCTGCAGCTGCAGGACATAGGACAATGACATCATCTTCAGGACCTGGTATATCATTAATGCAAGAAGGTATATCTTCTGCAGCAGGATCTGATTTGCCAATGGTTATAGTAAATATGATGCGTGGTGGCCCAGGACTTGGTTCAATCCAACCTTCCCAAACAGACTACTTCCAAACAACTAGAGGCGGTGGAAATGGTGACTATAGAGTATTAGCCTATGCTCCAAGCAATGTCCAAGAACTTGTTGATTATACTATAAAGGCCTTTGACAAAGCTGATGAATGGAGAATGCCAGCTTTCATAATGGCAGATGGTATGCTTGGCCAAATGATGGAACCAGTGGAATTCCCAGAGCCTAATGAAGAAGCTTTAAACAAAGCTAATAAACCTTGGGTTACAGATGGCAATAGTGGGCAAAGAGGACATAGAAATGTCTTGACATCTCTAGAACTATCAACTCCAGAACTTGAGAATATAAACAGAAAAAGATACGAAAAATATCTAGAAGTTATGGAAAAAGAAGTTGTTGTAGAAACAGATGGTATAGAAGACTGCGACCTTGTTTTGACAGCTTATGGTTCAACAGCTAGGATTGTAAAAACAGCTATCCAAATCTTAAGAGAAAATGGTTACAAAGTAGGACTTGTTAGACCGATATCGGTATGGCCATTCCCATTTGATTCTTACAAAAACTTGCCATGTGAAGACATACTAGTTGTAGAATTAAACAATGGTCAAATGATAGAAGATGTAAAAATAGCAGCAGAAGGAAAAGCAAATATCCACTTCTATAATAGACTTG
This genomic window contains:
- a CDS encoding DUF6873 family GME fold protein translates to MLIISHKSSSGFKKFLYDNNFSFIETTDNPNLDLRIADHPDLSIFALDDNNIVIDKNVSSYYKELIKSKNIIDGKAASHNYPYDCIYNIYQYSNFYIHNDVTESHIEAYMESNSYTHLYTKQGYSRCSIIPMGDKILTSDYGIYKSLKDKINVILLKEEHISLDGFPNGFIGGTCGLIGDTLIFNGNIENSPNYDLIKNEAIKSNLKLMYPDLPLVDLGSIIYLGGC
- a CDS encoding 4Fe-4S dicluster domain-containing protein, which codes for MTETKKRLGKVVIEKDLCKGCGLCVSVCPKNVLELDLNTINAKGYSPSSAVRADDCIACGNCAITCPDSVISVYKLV
- a CDS encoding ABC transporter ATP-binding protein — encoded protein: MTDKKDGVKTEEIKISDKKESRDLDTKALKELFSCLFDHKWQLVVVSICVILSAATQVWGISMLQPIIDNHILKSDIAGLKTAIIKMGLVYLISVVTTFIYTRLMIRIGERSIRNIRNDLFSKIQKMPINFFDTNQHGEIMSRFTNDTDILSQSLSSTLPTLVRSLLMLVGTFIVMISLSWKLTIIMVLGLVVMIMILKNIVMRTGKLFKQAQKNVSVLNGFDEEMLSGQKVIKVFNKEEDTIKEFDAKSEDLRSTMAEAMVNAGRMMPFLVNAINIMYAILAVAGVFLTINGNLTVGILATFLTNARQLQAPIANISQQANAVFSAMAGASRIFEIIDMPIEKDSGYIELAYVKIDENGNPMPCKLGERCYSWKWTDENGKEVYKELEGRIDFEHVDFSYDDSDKILKDVTFYANPGEKIALVGATGAGKTTVTNVITRFYEIDSGSIKVDGIDTRDIKKDHLRKAFGMVLQDVNLFTESVEENIKYGNLYASDDQIHDAAKLAGADSFIKRLPEGYQTEIHGDGSSLSDGQNQLISISRAAIANPPMLILDEATSSIDTSTEIKVTKAMDKLMEGSTSIVIAHRLSTIQNADVIMVMDDGRIIERGNHQELMEKHGTYYQLYTGALELD
- a CDS encoding ATP-binding protein is translated as MENRIHIIFGHFGSGKTEFSINYALYLKEQYENVAICDLDIINMYFRSREKTDFLETQGIEVYSSSRGHQDVLDVPALDASILKPIQNKDYQAILDVGGDPKGALILRTYRPYLVDTDNIFVINTNRPETSNPDAIIAYMNQIEGMGGIKANTLINNTHMLKDTSMEDVLKGYAIVKEVSEKLGIEFRYNVCKRDLVDAIRSNPDVSSEAKEKLFPIDLYFRSDWMS
- a CDS encoding YkvA family protein — translated: MSADLINDMIPFLGILDDAIVLPFLIYITSKMIPDSVMDKEKLNM
- a CDS encoding ABC transporter permease, with the translated sequence MNESVMNISNSQLMLTYLFALIAMLITSFNGINRNKDIVVGTLRMTVQLFIAGFILVYIFDRASFILSALMIVVMEFFAIFNIITNKKGKLNSGLKRTLILAQVIGTIFTLAFFLIIVVRPKPIYNPQYLIPLGGMIIGNSMTGINLALNQMLESIENNRSSIEGSLMLGASPRMAMDKIIQNAFDTAITPTLNSIKNMGIISLPGMMTGQILGGVSPLIAIRYQIAIMTAIMSSVAICVFIFLHLGYKNFFNDQKQLVKIQ
- a CDS encoding ABC transporter ATP-binding protein: MFEFHNVEFEDILDIDHLTINSNEITCIIGPSGSGKSTLLRLINKLISPTKGYISIDGEDISSIDSTTYHRRVPMLSQNPVTFSGTVKDNLLMGRKFQEKDLLSDDILTNALESVKLDKSLTEDIDNLSGGEAQRLAIARLMLCDSEVYLLDEPSSALDDLTEDFVIKTMVDMARDKSKTIIYVTHSKDMADKYSDKLIKIVDGRISHE
- a CDS encoding macro domain-containing protein, with product MASSKIPKKGIISFIKSADITAYRNSLKLSKEKGIKSIAFPLISADIYGFPEKDAFFVAKRTIDEFLKDNEMEVYLSTFEKDILSLIMG
- a CDS encoding LDCC motif putative metal-binding protein, producing MKIFESIKNRWEKFLENLAKENKKSFGNEKLDCCSMNKREYR